From a region of the Vanrija pseudolonga chromosome 2, complete sequence genome:
- the BH1950 gene encoding putative isomerase — MSPIATTTTTTTAPATAGKPAPAADPASLRFVTVFPSGVDGGNPCPVVTDAAGLTEDQMKGLAAKYGHEAAFILPASSPEHLARIRYFVPAHEMEMCGHATLGSAWLLRQAGVWTSDSATVETLAGVFEIRHDASSGRIDVGQPRGRVEAVAAASIPRIARLLSLAPEDILTINNHSVLNASTSRFKTLIPIRSVERLQAIDTATFDPEEVKATCDEINSTGLYPFAVAGSGEVHARQFPRSSGYVEDAATGIAASATLYGALEYGIISGAQGSDALTVYQGFALGRPSAIQVTLRKAGAPEEGCWISGKVEEIVLEPVV; from the coding sequence GCAAGCCTGCGCCCGCGGCCGACCCCGCGTCGCTGCGCTTCGTGACCGTCTTCCCCTCGGGCGTAGACGGCGGCAACCCGTGCCCTGTCGTCACGGACGCGGCCGGCCTGACCGAGGACCAGATGAAGGGCCTCGCCGCGAAGTATGGCCACGAAGCGGCGTTCATCctccccgcgtcgtcgccagagCACCTCGCGAGGATACGCTACTTCGTGCCGGCGCACGAGATGGAGATGTGCGGCCACGCGAccctcggctcggcgtggcTCCTGCGCCAGGCTGGCGTGTGGACCTCGGACTCGGCGAcggtcgagacgctcgcgGGGGTGTTTGAGATCCGGCACGATGCGTCCTCTGGCCGGATCGACGTCGGGCAgccgcgcggccgcgtcgaggctgtggccgccgcgtccatcCCGCGCATCGCGCGCCTGCTCTCCCTGGCCCCGGAGGACATTTTGACCATCAACAACCACTCGGTGCTCAACGCGTCCACGTCGCGCTTCAAGACGCTCATCCCCATCCGCTCCGTCGAGCGCCTGCAGGCcatcgacacggcgacgttcgaccccgaggaggtcaaggcgACGTGCGACGAGATCAACTCGACGGGCCTGTACCCCTTCGCTGtggccggcagcggcgaggtgcaCGCGCGCCAGTTCCCCCGCTCGTCAGGctacgtcgaggacgcggctACGGGCATTGCGGCGTCCGCGACGCTGTACGGCGCCCTCGAGTACGGCATCATCTCCGGCGCGCAGGGCAGCGACGCGCTTACCGTCTACCAGGgcttcgcgctcggcagGCCCAGCGCAATCCAGGTTACCCTGCGCAAGGCTGGCGCGCCCGAGGAGGGATGCTGGATTAGTGGCAAGGTCGAAGAGATTGTCCTCGAGCCTGTTGTTTAG